The following coding sequences are from one Rubinisphaera margarita window:
- a CDS encoding GTPase yields the protein MDIETFDTFSTQKVPVQSLQEVGNAIISLRERVDALSGAAAPLDIAPVTSTEWYQLITQKLLPQLSDSTYLVVAVVGGTNIGKSVIFNHLCGSKVSATSPLASGTKHPTCLTPTRLASDELLTPVFSEFELRHSDDAEDALQGSDDDFLFWRESPEAPENLLLLDTPDIDSDAQVNWSRADKVRRAADVLIAVLTQQKYNDAAVKKFFRAAAEEDKSILVVFNQLLLPEDEEYWPIWLQTFCEETGISPEYVYLAPHDRRAAEQNQLPFYNRDWPQTDESTSNEQPRNLMEDLSQLRFEEIKLKSLAGALDTLCDKTFGVPTYLDEIRRRSGIHGDAWKRLTERMQEISVTWPVVPNRVVIQEVRNWWGEQRTGWEANVHGFYDAIGRGLMWPVRQFQGRSADDEPQWIKTYRQEEWRTIQVQLVGIYDRLESLSEHGHPVLRTRLEQLMAGQSREETLAKLKQLHKESPFEEELQALVKVQMQKFRDDQKDWFKMFKRLDTAAAAARPAVTVALFATGVGPVGNAMMPMVTDTALQAALHVAGDVTAGTVTAAVGDTAISSGTSTGVRYLEAWFHQFHQNFVQIRKLWLLKQLQEHLWGTLLDDLQTASDLPRSEEFRAVEQELTTLRKLDLRT from the coding sequence ATGGATATCGAGACCTTCGACACTTTTTCGACGCAGAAAGTTCCCGTGCAATCGCTGCAGGAAGTTGGAAACGCGATCATTTCGCTCAGGGAGCGAGTCGATGCTCTTTCCGGGGCCGCCGCTCCGCTCGATATTGCCCCGGTGACCTCCACCGAGTGGTATCAGCTCATCACACAGAAGCTGCTGCCGCAGCTCTCTGACAGTACTTACCTTGTCGTGGCGGTCGTTGGCGGGACGAATATCGGCAAGAGTGTGATTTTTAACCATCTTTGCGGCAGCAAGGTTTCCGCGACCAGCCCTCTGGCTTCGGGAACGAAGCATCCGACCTGCCTCACGCCGACGCGGCTCGCTTCTGATGAACTTCTGACCCCCGTTTTCAGCGAATTCGAGCTCCGCCATTCCGATGACGCCGAAGATGCCCTCCAGGGTTCGGACGACGACTTCCTCTTCTGGCGGGAGTCGCCCGAGGCACCCGAGAATCTGCTGCTGCTCGATACGCCCGACATCGACAGCGACGCCCAGGTGAACTGGAGCCGGGCCGACAAAGTCCGCCGAGCCGCCGATGTGCTCATCGCCGTGCTCACGCAGCAGAAGTACAACGACGCGGCTGTGAAGAAGTTTTTCCGAGCCGCAGCCGAGGAAGACAAATCGATTCTCGTCGTCTTCAACCAGCTGCTTCTTCCGGAAGACGAAGAATACTGGCCGATCTGGCTGCAGACCTTCTGCGAGGAGACGGGGATTTCGCCGGAGTACGTGTATCTCGCCCCGCACGATCGCCGGGCTGCCGAGCAGAATCAGCTGCCGTTCTACAACAGAGACTGGCCGCAAACCGACGAGTCGACGAGCAACGAACAGCCGCGAAACCTGATGGAGGATCTGTCTCAGCTGCGGTTTGAAGAGATCAAACTCAAATCGCTGGCCGGGGCTCTCGATACGCTGTGCGATAAGACCTTCGGCGTGCCGACCTATCTGGACGAGATCCGTCGCCGCAGCGGAATTCATGGCGATGCCTGGAAGCGACTCACCGAACGGATGCAGGAGATCTCGGTCACCTGGCCGGTGGTGCCGAATCGCGTCGTCATTCAGGAAGTGCGCAACTGGTGGGGAGAACAGAGGACCGGCTGGGAAGCCAATGTGCACGGCTTCTACGACGCGATCGGCCGAGGTCTGATGTGGCCGGTCCGTCAGTTCCAGGGACGTTCCGCCGATGACGAGCCGCAATGGATCAAGACGTATCGCCAGGAAGAATGGCGGACGATCCAGGTGCAGCTGGTTGGCATCTACGATCGCCTCGAATCGTTGAGCGAGCATGGTCATCCCGTGTTGCGAACGCGGCTCGAACAACTGATGGCCGGCCAGTCCCGCGAGGAAACGCTGGCCAAACTCAAGCAGCTGCACAAGGAGTCGCCATTTGAGGAAGAGCTGCAGGCGCTCGTTAAAGTGCAGATGCAGAAGTTCCGCGACGATCAGAAAGACTGGTTCAAGATGTTCAAGCGGCTCGACACAGCCGCCGCCGCTGCCCGGCCAGCCGTAACCGTCGCGCTCTTCGCGACCGGCGTCGGACCAGTAGGCAATGCAATGATGCCGATGGTGACCGACACGGCTCTTCAGGCAGCTTTGCATGTCGCCGGAGATGTGACCGCGGGAACCGTCACCGCAGCGGTGGGCGACACGGCAATTTCCTCAGGCACCTCGACGGGAGTCCGATACCTCGAAGCCTGGTTCCATCAGTTCCATCAGAACTTCGTGCAGATCCGCAAACTCTGGCTGCTCAAGCAACTGCAGGAGCACCTCTGGGGCACCCTGCTCGACGACCTCCAGACAGCATCAGACCTCCCCCGCTCCGAAGAGTTCCGAGCCGTCGAACAGGAACTCACCACCCTCCGCAAACTCGATTTGCGAACGTGA
- the tmk gene encoding dTMP kinase — translation MSYFVAIEGIDGSGKGTQTAALVDFFQTSGLSTGTITFPRYSETLTGKQIGRFLDGQFGTLENLHPIPISLMYATERFESRDVICQKLDDHDLLIADRYVGSNFAHQGARLLGAERQEFLQWIEQVEYGIFKVPRPDLVIVLDLPAEVSAERVARKNARDYTRQVTDLHESDCDYLIGVRDVYLQLCRENEHWHVVNCLTESGEGRSIEEIQNELRSLITAQFDLTTDAAN, via the coding sequence TTGTCTTATTTCGTTGCGATCGAAGGAATCGATGGGTCCGGCAAAGGGACGCAGACCGCGGCTCTGGTCGACTTCTTTCAGACGTCCGGGTTGAGCACCGGCACGATCACCTTTCCCCGTTACAGCGAAACGCTGACCGGCAAACAGATCGGCCGCTTTCTCGATGGTCAGTTCGGCACGCTCGAGAATCTGCATCCCATTCCGATCTCGCTGATGTATGCCACTGAGCGGTTTGAATCGCGGGATGTCATCTGCCAGAAACTCGACGACCACGATCTGCTCATCGCCGATCGTTACGTCGGCTCGAACTTCGCTCATCAGGGAGCCCGATTGCTGGGCGCTGAGCGGCAGGAATTTCTGCAGTGGATCGAGCAGGTCGAATACGGGATCTTCAAGGTGCCTCGTCCCGATCTGGTGATCGTTCTCGATCTGCCCGCAGAAGTCTCTGCCGAACGGGTGGCTCGAAAGAATGCCCGCGATTACACCCGTCAGGTAACGGATCTGCACGAGTCCGACTGCGATTACCTCATCGGCGTGAGAGACGTCTATCTGCAGTTGTGCAGAGAGAACGAACACTGGCATGTCGTGAACTGCCTGACAGAATCTGGCGAAGGGCGTTCGATCGAGGAAATTCAGAACGAACTTCGCAGCCTGATCACGGCTCAGTTCGATCTGACGACGGACGCCGCAAACTGA
- the mtaB gene encoding tRNA (N(6)-L-threonylcarbamoyladenosine(37)-C(2))-methylthiotransferase MtaB, with amino-acid sequence MSSTSSLSLPILNENESTEIVPFATGLSQQFEGIDKTCRLVTLGCKVNQYETQLVYETLQKNGFREAGDGETADLCVVNTCTVTHTGDSKSRQVIRQLARKNPGTRTLVMGCYATRDPQELAELPGVFEVVTDKRELPDILQRHGIHDMPNGISQFEGRRRAYVKVQDGCILKCTYCIIPQVRPGLQSRSPQDIEDEVRRLIDNGYLEIVITGVHVGHYGVDTTRGKSGKPPFRLWHLFEKLDKIPGNWRMRLSSIEAVEVNDDFISAAANCEHLCPQFHPALQSGSETVLRRMRRRYSMARFLEKLEKMRERLEHPAFTTDVIVGFPGETDEEFEETLQSCRDARFMKVHVFPYSVRKGTKAAEFANQLPPPVIKERVARLGELERELAMEFYRERIGQASQVLVERESQRRPGWLQGTDERYVPVELPGKKSDIGSFLQAEGVEAFRDHLSAIQSGQHHD; translated from the coding sequence ATGAGTTCAACTTCTTCCCTGTCGTTGCCGATCCTCAACGAGAACGAATCGACTGAGATCGTTCCCTTCGCGACCGGTCTGTCGCAACAGTTTGAAGGAATCGACAAGACCTGCCGGCTGGTGACTCTGGGCTGTAAGGTCAATCAGTACGAAACCCAGCTCGTCTACGAAACGCTGCAGAAGAACGGTTTTCGGGAAGCCGGGGATGGCGAAACCGCCGATCTTTGCGTCGTAAATACTTGTACGGTCACACATACCGGCGATTCCAAGTCGCGACAGGTGATTCGCCAGCTGGCCCGGAAGAATCCCGGCACGCGTACGCTGGTGATGGGCTGCTACGCGACCCGCGATCCGCAGGAACTGGCGGAGCTTCCGGGGGTGTTCGAGGTTGTGACCGACAAACGGGAACTGCCGGACATCCTGCAGCGACACGGCATCCACGACATGCCGAACGGCATCAGTCAGTTCGAAGGGCGTCGCCGGGCGTATGTGAAGGTCCAGGACGGCTGCATCCTGAAATGTACCTACTGCATCATCCCGCAGGTACGACCGGGGCTGCAGAGCCGCTCGCCGCAGGATATTGAAGACGAAGTCCGCCGGCTGATCGACAACGGGTATCTGGAAATCGTCATTACTGGTGTCCACGTCGGACATTACGGCGTCGACACGACCCGCGGGAAGTCGGGCAAGCCCCCGTTCCGGTTGTGGCATCTGTTCGAGAAGCTCGACAAGATTCCGGGCAACTGGCGAATGCGGCTCTCCAGTATTGAAGCGGTTGAAGTGAACGACGATTTCATCTCGGCAGCCGCGAATTGTGAACATCTCTGCCCGCAGTTTCATCCGGCCCTGCAGAGCGGCTCGGAAACGGTGTTGCGGCGGATGCGTCGCCGCTACAGCATGGCGAGATTCCTCGAAAAACTTGAGAAGATGCGAGAAAGGCTCGAACATCCGGCCTTTACGACGGATGTGATTGTGGGATTCCCCGGGGAGACCGACGAAGAATTCGAGGAGACGCTGCAATCCTGCCGCGACGCCCGATTCATGAAGGTCCACGTCTTTCCGTACAGTGTGCGTAAAGGGACGAAAGCGGCCGAGTTCGCCAATCAGCTTCCGCCGCCGGTGATCAAGGAACGGGTCGCCCGGCTCGGAGAGCTGGAACGTGAACTGGCCATGGAGTTTTATCGCGAGCGAATCGGCCAAGCCAGTCAGGTTCTGGTCGAGCGGGAATCGCAGCGGCGACCAGGCTGGCTACAGGGAACGGACGAACGGTACGTCCCGGTTGAGTTGCCGGGGAAGAAATCGGACATCGGATCGTTCCTTCAGGCAGAAGGCGTCGAAGCCTTTCGAGATCATCTTTCAGCGATTCAAAGCGGGCAACACCATGACTAG
- a CDS encoding phosphatase PAP2 family protein, with product MQFLRKIPHPIQKFMTWLGSHELATLVLVGLVAAGTWGFVELADEVREGESEKFDRTVLLSMRQADDVTDPLGPHWVEETARDVTALGGTVIVTFLTIGVAGFLFLQGKRTEALFLVLAVVSGMLLSTGLKYFFDRPRPDLVPHGQYVYTRSFPSGHSAISAVVYLTLGALLARVQTRHRIKAYFLLLAFFLTILIGISRVYLGVHWPTDVLAGWTMGATWAAGCWLVFRWLQRHNSEMENPDDASAAAKT from the coding sequence ATGCAGTTCTTGCGGAAGATTCCTCATCCCATTCAGAAGTTCATGACGTGGCTGGGCAGCCATGAGCTTGCGACGTTAGTCCTCGTGGGGCTGGTCGCGGCGGGAACGTGGGGCTTCGTGGAACTGGCCGATGAAGTTCGCGAGGGCGAGAGCGAGAAGTTCGACCGCACCGTACTGCTCAGCATGCGACAGGCGGACGACGTGACCGATCCGCTCGGGCCGCACTGGGTGGAAGAAACCGCCCGGGATGTGACTGCCCTCGGAGGAACGGTGATTGTGACCTTTCTGACGATCGGCGTCGCCGGCTTCCTGTTCCTGCAGGGAAAACGAACCGAAGCTCTCTTCCTTGTCCTGGCCGTCGTCAGTGGGATGCTGCTGAGTACGGGTCTGAAGTATTTCTTCGACCGGCCCCGTCCCGACCTCGTCCCTCACGGACAATATGTCTACACCCGCAGTTTCCCGAGTGGACATTCCGCAATCTCAGCCGTGGTTTACCTGACACTGGGAGCGTTGCTGGCTCGCGTGCAAACGCGACACCGTATCAAGGCTTACTTTCTGCTCCTGGCCTTCTTTCTGACGATACTGATCGGCATCAGTCGCGTGTATCTCGGAGTGCACTGGCCCACGGACGTGCTGGCTGGCTGGACCATGGGCGCCACCTGGGCTGCTGGCTGCTGGCTCGTCTTTCGCTGGCTCCAGCGGCATAACTCGGAAATGGAAAACCCGGACGACGCCTCTGCGGCGGCGAAGACCTGA
- a CDS encoding STAS domain-containing protein produces the protein MTSDSHDFQPSFFTLERTGEVAVIRIRKSTLSEEDNVEQLGFELMQIVDQLGYNRVVLSLKGVDWVTSSILGKLIHLHRHLRRLEGEMAICDLAPAVQEVMETSRLHTYFLVHPDVDTAVQQFQTQV, from the coding sequence ATGACTAGCGATTCCCACGACTTCCAGCCGTCGTTTTTCACGCTGGAACGGACCGGTGAAGTAGCTGTAATCCGGATCCGCAAATCGACGTTGTCCGAAGAAGACAATGTCGAGCAACTCGGCTTCGAGTTGATGCAAATTGTCGATCAGCTCGGCTACAATCGGGTCGTCCTCTCCCTGAAGGGAGTCGACTGGGTGACCTCGTCCATTCTCGGCAAGCTCATTCATCTGCACCGCCATCTCCGTCGTCTGGAAGGCGAGATGGCAATCTGCGACTTGGCTCCGGCCGTGCAGGAAGTGATGGAAACAAGTCGGCTGCATACCTATTTTCTCGTCCATCCTGACGTGGACACCGCTGTGCAGCAGTTCCAGACGCAGGTGTAA